The Lycium ferocissimum isolate CSIRO_LF1 chromosome 10, AGI_CSIRO_Lferr_CH_V1, whole genome shotgun sequence genome window below encodes:
- the LOC132035168 gene encoding non-specific lipid transfer protein GPI-anchored 14, with translation MSSKKLVTFELHFFFFFLILLLGFSRADVDKDKEECANQLVGLATCLPYASGQAKAPTPDCCTGLKEVLDKSKKCLCILVKDRDDPSLGLKINATRALSLPTLCHSPPDVANVSKCLDLLHLAPNSPDAKVFQDFAKSAKGSTTAPSASVSGNSNAKPASTAANDKSNGGDRRRWMGFMEIGMGFLVIMVLSYLT, from the exons ATGAGTTCAAAAAAACTTGTGACTTTTGAacttcatttcttcttcttcttcttgatcttATTACTCGGTTTTTCGAGGGCGGATGTCGATAAAGATAAAGAAGAATGTGCCAATCAACTCGTCGGTCTCGCCACGTGTCTTCCTTATGCTAGCGGACAAGCCAAAGCTCCCACACCAGATTGTTGCACTGGTTTAAAAGAAGTGCTAGACAAAAGCAAAAAATGTCTTTGTATATTGGTGAAAGATAGAGATGATCCTAGCCTTGGTCTTAAGATCAATGCTACTCGTGCATTAAGCCTTCCTACTCTATGTCATTCTCCCCCTGATGTGGCTAATGTATCTAAGTGCCTCG ATTTGTTGCATTTGGCACCAAATTCACCAGATGCTAAGGTTTTCCAAGATTTTGCAAAGAGTGCAAAAGGAAGTACTACTGCTCCATCCGCATCag TTAGTGGAAACTCCAATGCAAAACCAGCAAGTACCGCAGCAAACGATAAGAGTAATGGAGGAGACAGAAGGAGATGGATGGGATTTATGGAAATTGGTATGGGGTTTTTAGTAATTATGGTGCTTTCATATCTCACCTAA